The following proteins are encoded in a genomic region of Acetobacter oryzoeni:
- the lnt gene encoding apolipoprotein N-acyltransferase — protein MVKLPAFFQTAHTRLRRCWRENWRFMGFMLGVGALSALALPPLHFLPILLLTFGILGRILNTTTSWKHAAWAGCLFGFGFYTAGLYWLVNAVLIRADEFWWFVPFPSMGCALILAPMVGAPAALSLLVPAGLRRLAFFAGAWTVFDMGRTFLFSGFTWNALGSCLAIPGPVGDLLIQPAAWMGEDGLTLALVLVSLLCGSALLDSLHLHTPFTPQSATPCCSSAARRRIYVGSLAACALWLGVGAARFYSIHPQGESGPIAVMVQGNVPETEKVGRLRPRDIFLHYLRLTAQGVQQARQIQIQQAASGTPYRPIVFLWPETSFPGYDLLQDTPKAREVIMDWALGADAGIIGALRQDDNGRYRNSVLALAPDGAVSAVYDKARLVPFGEYQPSFIPLQIVPQGGLAAGPGPQTWHLANIPPVGPLICYEVIFSGDVTNPHDRPRWLANVTNDGWFGNSAGPRQHLESVRLRAVEEGLPIVRAANTGISAAFDGRGHLLSKLGWDKTGVLVSAVPAALPRTFFGHYGQTVPLLCCALLMLGAPLRRNKI, from the coding sequence GTGGTAAAACTGCCCGCGTTTTTTCAAACGGCGCATACCCGCCTGCGCCGGTGCTGGCGGGAAAATTGGCGTTTTATGGGGTTTATGCTGGGGGTTGGCGCTCTTTCTGCGCTGGCTCTACCCCCTTTGCATTTTTTACCTATTTTGTTGCTAACCTTTGGCATACTGGGCCGGATACTCAACACCACAACAAGCTGGAAACACGCGGCGTGGGCTGGCTGCCTGTTTGGCTTTGGCTTTTACACCGCAGGGCTTTACTGGCTGGTTAATGCGGTGCTCATCCGCGCGGATGAGTTCTGGTGGTTTGTACCCTTCCCTTCCATGGGGTGTGCTCTCATTCTTGCGCCAATGGTAGGCGCACCAGCCGCGTTAAGCCTGCTTGTACCTGCGGGACTGCGCCGTTTGGCATTTTTTGCCGGTGCGTGGACAGTGTTTGATATGGGCCGCACATTTTTATTCAGCGGCTTTACGTGGAATGCACTGGGCAGTTGCCTTGCCATACCCGGCCCTGTTGGGGACCTGCTCATTCAACCTGCTGCATGGATGGGGGAAGACGGGCTGACTTTGGCGCTTGTACTGGTAAGCCTGTTATGCGGGAGCGCCTTATTAGACAGCCTACACCTGCACACGCCATTTACACCGCAATCAGCAACACCGTGCTGCTCATCTGCAGCGCGGCGTAGAATTTACGTGGGCAGTCTCGCGGCCTGTGCGCTTTGGCTTGGTGTTGGGGCAGCACGCTTTTACAGCATTCACCCCCAAGGAGAATCCGGCCCAATAGCTGTTATGGTGCAAGGCAATGTGCCGGAAACTGAAAAAGTAGGCAGGTTACGCCCAAGAGATATCTTTTTGCATTACCTGCGCCTTACAGCCCAAGGTGTGCAGCAGGCGCGGCAAATTCAGATTCAGCAGGCAGCTTCTGGCACACCTTACCGCCCTATTGTGTTTTTATGGCCAGAAACCTCTTTTCCCGGCTATGATCTGTTGCAGGATACGCCCAAAGCCCGCGAAGTTATTATGGACTGGGCACTGGGGGCTGATGCAGGAATTATTGGAGCACTTCGCCAGGATGATAATGGGCGTTACCGCAATTCCGTTTTAGCTTTGGCGCCCGATGGCGCCGTAAGTGCTGTGTATGACAAGGCACGCCTTGTACCTTTTGGAGAGTATCAACCCTCCTTCATTCCGTTGCAGATTGTACCACAAGGCGGATTGGCTGCTGGGCCGGGCCCACAAACATGGCATTTAGCCAACATTCCACCTGTTGGTCCGTTAATCTGTTACGAGGTGATTTTTTCAGGCGATGTCACCAACCCTCATGATCGTCCGCGCTGGTTGGCTAATGTGACGAATGATGGCTGGTTTGGTAATAGTGCAGGCCCACGCCAACATCTGGAATCCGTGCGCTTGCGGGCTGTAGAAGAAGGGTTGCCCATAGTCAGAGCTGCCAATACAGGTATTTCTGCCGCGTTTGATGGTAGAGGCCATCTTCTTTCCAAATTGGGGTGGGACAAAACAGGAGTACTTGTTTCTGCTGTACCTGCTGCGCTGCCCCGCACATTTTTCGGGCATTACGGGCAAACTGTTCCTTTACTATGCTGTGCGTTGCTAATGCTTGGAGCCCCTCTCCGGCGCAATAAAATCTAA